Below is a window of Nocardia asteroides DNA.
GCGGTCCGCAGACACCGGGCACGCAGCGCGGGCCCGTAGCCGCCGCCCACGGCCCAGGGCCCGGATCCCGGCGCGCGGCGCGGTTGTCGCCGAGCCTCGGCCCGGCACCGGAAACCCGGTGCGCGGCGCGGTGGTCGCCGGGATCTCAGCTCAGTACCGGGAAGTTGGCGCGGAGCACGCCGTGGGGGTCGCGGGCCTGTTTGAGGGCGCGCAGGCGGGTCAGGGTCGGGGCGTCGAAGGCGGCGCTCGCCGATTCGCCGGGGGCCAGGAAGGTGTAGGGCTTGGCGCCGGTGATGTGCGAGCCGAGCCCGTCGAGGACGGCCGCGAAGCCGGCGTGCACGTCGTCGACGAGGTGGGGCAGGCCGAGGCCGAGCAGGTACAGCGCGTACGGCTCGGTGACCGGTCCGCGCGCGCCGTCGTCCGGGTTCGCCTCGGCGAGCGCGCCGCCGAGACCGCGCAGCTGGATGTTGAGCAGGGGCGCGACGGGAGCGTCGACGAGGGTCTTCACCACCGCGTCGCCGAGATCGGTGAGCAGTTCGCCGCGCGACAGGGACGGGCTCGGGTCGGTCGGCTCGGCGGTGATGGTGCCGAGCTGGTCCGGCGTCATGGTCGCGCGGGTGTCGAGGAGGGCGCCGGGCAGGGCGTCCAGGCCGCGGGTGAGCGCGCGGCCCGTGGCGGGGTCGCCGAGGTAGGCGAAGTCGAGGGCGACCGTGGGCGCGGCGCCGGGCAGCTGGTAGCGCTGCAGCCATACCGACAGCTCGGCGGGCGCGTCGGTGGTGAGCGCGGTGAACAGCTCGAACGCCTCGTGGGTGCGGTC
It encodes the following:
- a CDS encoding FAD-binding oxidoreductase, with product MGIDELRSTVRGTVLLPGDDGFDRAAQPWNVAVRQSVGAVVAAADADDIAAVVRYARRTGRTIVTQPTGHGATGDIDDAILLRTGALDEITVDAEHRVARVGSGAQWGRVQAAAAAHGLSGLAGSNPVVGVTGYTLGGGFGWLARAHGWACNAVRAFDIVDADGARGRVTAESDPELFWALRGGGGDFAIVTGLEFDLFPLPQLYGGRVSWPADRTHEAFELFTALTTDAPAELSVWLQRYQLPGAAPTVALDFAYLGDPATGRALTRGLDALPGALLDTRATMTPDQLGTITAEPTDPSPSLSRGELLTDLGDAVVKTLVDAPVAPLLNIQLRGLGGALAEANPDDGARGPVTEPYALYLLGLGLPHLVDDVHAGFAAVLDGLGSHITGAKPYTFLAPGESASAAFDAPTLTRLRALKQARDPHGVLRANFPVLS